A window of the Buchnera aphidicola (Pterocallis alni) genome harbors these coding sequences:
- a CDS encoding sulfurtransferase TusA family protein, whose product MPLKIFNLTHLKCPDTIVCFRKIMRKIHHENIIIIISHDISTTWDIPLFCNFMNYKIIKQKIRNKPYQFWIKK is encoded by the coding sequence ATGCCACTTAAAATATTTAACTTAACTCATTTAAAATGTCCAGATACTATAGTTTGCTTTAGAAAAATAATGAGGAAAATTCATCATGAAAATATTATTATTATTATATCCCATGATATTTCAACAACATGGGATATACCACTATTTTGTAATTTTATGAATTATAAAATAATAAAACAGAAAATTAGAAACAAACCATATCAATTTTGGATAAAAAAATAA